From a region of the Rhinopithecus roxellana isolate Shanxi Qingling chromosome 8, ASM756505v1, whole genome shotgun sequence genome:
- the OLFM2 gene encoding noelin-2 isoform X1: MSVPLLKIGAVLSTMAMVTNWMSQTLPSLVGLNGTVSRAGASEKITLFQSPEEGWQLYTSAQAPDGKCICTAVIPAQSTCSRDGRSRELRQLMEKVQNVSQSMEVLELRTYRDLQYVRGMETLMRSLDARLRAADGSLSAKSFQELKDRMTELLPLSSVLDQYKADTRTIVRLREEVRNLSGSLAAIQEEMGAYGYEDLQQRVMALEARLHACAQKLGCGKLTGVSNPITVRAMGSRFGSWMTDTMAPSADSRVWYMDGYYKGRRVLEFRTLGDFIKGQNFIQHLLPQPWAGTGHVVYNGSLFYNKYQSNVVVKYHFRSRSVLVQRSLPGAGYNNTFPYSWGGFSDMDFMVDESGLWAVYTTNQNAGNIVVSRLDPHTLEVMRSWDTGYPKRSAGEAFMICGVLYVTNSHLAGAKVYFAYFTNTSSYEYTDVPFHNQYSHISMLDYNPRERALYTWNNGHQVLYNVTLFHVISTSGDP; encoded by the exons ACTCTCTTCCAGAGCCCAGAAGAGGGCTGGCAGCTGTACACCTCAGCCCAGGCCCCTGACGGGAAATGCATCTGCACGGCTGTGATCCCAGCGCAGAGTACCTGCTCTCGAGATGGCAGGAGTCGGGAGCTGCGGCAACTGATGGAGAAG GTCCAGAACGTCTCCCAGTCCATGGAGGTCCTTGAGCTGCGGACGTATCGCGACCTCCAGTATGTACGCGGCATGGAGACCCTCATGCGGAGCCTGGATGCTCGGCTCCGGGCGGCTGATGGGTCCCTCTCGGCCAAGAGCTTCCAG GAGCTGAAGGACAGGATGACGGAACTGTTGCCCCTGAGCTCAGTCCTGGACCAGTACAAGGCAGACACACGGACCATTGTACGCCTGCGGGAGGAGGTGAGGAATCTCTCCGGCAGTCTGGCGGCCATCCAGGAGGAGATGGGTGCCTACGGGTACGAGGACCTGCAGCAGCGGGTGATGGCCCTGGAGGCCCGGCTCCACGCCTGCGCCCAGAAGCTGG gctgtgGGAAGCTGACCGGGGTCAGTAACCCCATCACCGTTCGGGCCATGGGGTCCCGCTTCGGCTCCTGGATGACTGACACGATGGCCCCCAGTGCGGATAGCCGG GTCTGGTACATGGATGGCTATTACAAGGGCCGCCGGGTCCTGGAGTTCCGTACCCTGGGAGACTTCATCAAAGGCCAGAACTTTATCCAGCACCTGCTGCCCCAGCCGTGGGCGGGCACGGGCCACGTGGTGTACAACGGCTCCCTGTTCTATAACAAGTACCAGAGCAACGTGGTGGTCAAATACCACTTCCGCTCGCGCTCCGTGCTGGTGCAGAGGAGCCTCCCGGGCGCCGGTTACAACAACACCTTCCCCTACTCCTGGGGCGGTTTCTCCGACATGGACTTCATGGTGGACGAGAGCGGGCTCTGGGCTGTGTACACCACCAACCAGAACGCGGGCAACATCGTGGTCAGCCGGCTGGACCCGCACACCCTCGAGGTCATGCGGTCCTGGGACACTGGCTACCCCAAGCGCAGCGCCGGCGAGGCCTTCATGATCTGCGGCGTGCTCTACGTGACCAACTCCCACCTGGCTGGGGCCAAGGTCTACTTTGCCTATTTCACCAACACGTCCAGTTACGAGTACACGGACGTGCCCTTCCACAACCAGTATTCCCACATCTCGATGCTGGATTACAACCCCCGGGAGCGCGCCCTCTATACCTGGAACAACGGCCACCAGGTGCTCTACAATGTCACCCTGTTTCACGTCATCAGCACCTCTGGGGACCCCTGA
- the OLFM2 gene encoding noelin-2 isoform X2, whose translation MWPLTVLPPLLLLLCSGLAGQTLFQSPEEGWQLYTSAQAPDGKCICTAVIPAQSTCSRDGRSRELRQLMEKVQNVSQSMEVLELRTYRDLQYVRGMETLMRSLDARLRAADGSLSAKSFQELKDRMTELLPLSSVLDQYKADTRTIVRLREEVRNLSGSLAAIQEEMGAYGYEDLQQRVMALEARLHACAQKLGCGKLTGVSNPITVRAMGSRFGSWMTDTMAPSADSRVWYMDGYYKGRRVLEFRTLGDFIKGQNFIQHLLPQPWAGTGHVVYNGSLFYNKYQSNVVVKYHFRSRSVLVQRSLPGAGYNNTFPYSWGGFSDMDFMVDESGLWAVYTTNQNAGNIVVSRLDPHTLEVMRSWDTGYPKRSAGEAFMICGVLYVTNSHLAGAKVYFAYFTNTSSYEYTDVPFHNQYSHISMLDYNPRERALYTWNNGHQVLYNVTLFHVISTSGDP comes from the exons ACTCTCTTCCAGAGCCCAGAAGAGGGCTGGCAGCTGTACACCTCAGCCCAGGCCCCTGACGGGAAATGCATCTGCACGGCTGTGATCCCAGCGCAGAGTACCTGCTCTCGAGATGGCAGGAGTCGGGAGCTGCGGCAACTGATGGAGAAG GTCCAGAACGTCTCCCAGTCCATGGAGGTCCTTGAGCTGCGGACGTATCGCGACCTCCAGTATGTACGCGGCATGGAGACCCTCATGCGGAGCCTGGATGCTCGGCTCCGGGCGGCTGATGGGTCCCTCTCGGCCAAGAGCTTCCAG GAGCTGAAGGACAGGATGACGGAACTGTTGCCCCTGAGCTCAGTCCTGGACCAGTACAAGGCAGACACACGGACCATTGTACGCCTGCGGGAGGAGGTGAGGAATCTCTCCGGCAGTCTGGCGGCCATCCAGGAGGAGATGGGTGCCTACGGGTACGAGGACCTGCAGCAGCGGGTGATGGCCCTGGAGGCCCGGCTCCACGCCTGCGCCCAGAAGCTGG gctgtgGGAAGCTGACCGGGGTCAGTAACCCCATCACCGTTCGGGCCATGGGGTCCCGCTTCGGCTCCTGGATGACTGACACGATGGCCCCCAGTGCGGATAGCCGG GTCTGGTACATGGATGGCTATTACAAGGGCCGCCGGGTCCTGGAGTTCCGTACCCTGGGAGACTTCATCAAAGGCCAGAACTTTATCCAGCACCTGCTGCCCCAGCCGTGGGCGGGCACGGGCCACGTGGTGTACAACGGCTCCCTGTTCTATAACAAGTACCAGAGCAACGTGGTGGTCAAATACCACTTCCGCTCGCGCTCCGTGCTGGTGCAGAGGAGCCTCCCGGGCGCCGGTTACAACAACACCTTCCCCTACTCCTGGGGCGGTTTCTCCGACATGGACTTCATGGTGGACGAGAGCGGGCTCTGGGCTGTGTACACCACCAACCAGAACGCGGGCAACATCGTGGTCAGCCGGCTGGACCCGCACACCCTCGAGGTCATGCGGTCCTGGGACACTGGCTACCCCAAGCGCAGCGCCGGCGAGGCCTTCATGATCTGCGGCGTGCTCTACGTGACCAACTCCCACCTGGCTGGGGCCAAGGTCTACTTTGCCTATTTCACCAACACGTCCAGTTACGAGTACACGGACGTGCCCTTCCACAACCAGTATTCCCACATCTCGATGCTGGATTACAACCCCCGGGAGCGCGCCCTCTATACCTGGAACAACGGCCACCAGGTGCTCTACAATGTCACCCTGTTTCACGTCATCAGCACCTCTGGGGACCCCTGA
- the OLFM2 gene encoding noelin-2 isoform X3 encodes MEVLELRTYRDLQYVRGMETLMRSLDARLRAADGSLSAKSFQELKDRMTELLPLSSVLDQYKADTRTIVRLREEVRNLSGSLAAIQEEMGAYGYEDLQQRVMALEARLHACAQKLGCGKLTGVSNPITVRAMGSRFGSWMTDTMAPSADSRVWYMDGYYKGRRVLEFRTLGDFIKGQNFIQHLLPQPWAGTGHVVYNGSLFYNKYQSNVVVKYHFRSRSVLVQRSLPGAGYNNTFPYSWGGFSDMDFMVDESGLWAVYTTNQNAGNIVVSRLDPHTLEVMRSWDTGYPKRSAGEAFMICGVLYVTNSHLAGAKVYFAYFTNTSSYEYTDVPFHNQYSHISMLDYNPRERALYTWNNGHQVLYNVTLFHVISTSGDP; translated from the exons ATGGAGGTCCTTGAGCTGCGGACGTATCGCGACCTCCAGTATGTACGCGGCATGGAGACCCTCATGCGGAGCCTGGATGCTCGGCTCCGGGCGGCTGATGGGTCCCTCTCGGCCAAGAGCTTCCAG GAGCTGAAGGACAGGATGACGGAACTGTTGCCCCTGAGCTCAGTCCTGGACCAGTACAAGGCAGACACACGGACCATTGTACGCCTGCGGGAGGAGGTGAGGAATCTCTCCGGCAGTCTGGCGGCCATCCAGGAGGAGATGGGTGCCTACGGGTACGAGGACCTGCAGCAGCGGGTGATGGCCCTGGAGGCCCGGCTCCACGCCTGCGCCCAGAAGCTGG gctgtgGGAAGCTGACCGGGGTCAGTAACCCCATCACCGTTCGGGCCATGGGGTCCCGCTTCGGCTCCTGGATGACTGACACGATGGCCCCCAGTGCGGATAGCCGG GTCTGGTACATGGATGGCTATTACAAGGGCCGCCGGGTCCTGGAGTTCCGTACCCTGGGAGACTTCATCAAAGGCCAGAACTTTATCCAGCACCTGCTGCCCCAGCCGTGGGCGGGCACGGGCCACGTGGTGTACAACGGCTCCCTGTTCTATAACAAGTACCAGAGCAACGTGGTGGTCAAATACCACTTCCGCTCGCGCTCCGTGCTGGTGCAGAGGAGCCTCCCGGGCGCCGGTTACAACAACACCTTCCCCTACTCCTGGGGCGGTTTCTCCGACATGGACTTCATGGTGGACGAGAGCGGGCTCTGGGCTGTGTACACCACCAACCAGAACGCGGGCAACATCGTGGTCAGCCGGCTGGACCCGCACACCCTCGAGGTCATGCGGTCCTGGGACACTGGCTACCCCAAGCGCAGCGCCGGCGAGGCCTTCATGATCTGCGGCGTGCTCTACGTGACCAACTCCCACCTGGCTGGGGCCAAGGTCTACTTTGCCTATTTCACCAACACGTCCAGTTACGAGTACACGGACGTGCCCTTCCACAACCAGTATTCCCACATCTCGATGCTGGATTACAACCCCCGGGAGCGCGCCCTCTATACCTGGAACAACGGCCACCAGGTGCTCTACAATGTCACCCTGTTTCACGTCATCAGCACCTCTGGGGACCCCTGA